The genomic DNA GGAACGCCGAGGGCAAGGTGGAGATGTTCGTCAACGCCCGCGTCGTCTCCTCGCCTGAGAAGCTCAGGGACTCGGTGCGAGAGGCAGTCAACTCCACGCTTAAGGAGAAAGACCTCGTGGCGAGCGAGTATAAGGACGACTGCTTCTCGCCCTCCCCGCCCAAGCCCTACTACCGCATTACCAAGAAGGGAGGGAGCTGAGGGCGGAGGCCCATGGAACTTGCCCTATTTCGGGTATATGCTCACTTTTGAGGACATCGGAATAGGACGAAACCTCTTCCCTCCCTTTCTCTGATCGCATAGACGAACAGGATTCCCCAGGATCAATTTCAGGAGTGGAATCACTGGATACGGATAGTGGTGGGTCTGTCCGGGCCCACTATCTTAACTATCCAGTCTTTCATTTTATGATTTCAATTGAAAATGAATGAGTCTGACTTATTCTGCGGAACACAGAACCGACTTTATCCAATTTCACTGAAAAAAATCATTTTCTTCAACCCGGTTCAAATTGGAGTGTGAGCCTGGTTCATTGTAGATGAAATACCAAGAACGGCAGGCGGCACAAGTGACTTTATGTTAGGCGTGCAAGGGATTCCTTTTTCTCATAAAAAGGAAGGATTTGCGCACCTTATCACGCGTTTTTAGAGGCTAGGACAGATCCAATAGTCTGTTTCTGATTCTGGCCAGTCGCTTTCGGATATCTTAATACTCAGCCTGCAGACTCAAGAAAATCGAAGGAAATTTTGCGTTGGATTCCTTTTTCAACTGTGGCGCTTTCAGATTGTCCAATCAAAGAAAAGGAGGTGATAAGGAATGGCGACGGAACGCATCGAACTGAGACCCCCTATGGCCGAGTGGCTGAAGGATTACGCTGATACGATGGGAGTGACCCTCCAGGAGCTGGTGACCCACATCCTGCTCCGCTATCGGGAGGAGTTCGAATCCTCGGATGAGCTCGAAGACGAGTCCGAGGACGATGAAGACTCAGAATAGTAGGCAGACCTCTCGCTTTGTATACTGCCAGCGACGGCTGGCTGTTTTCATTTTCTTCATCCGTGACAAAGACAAAACGCTTGCACAGCTGCATGGAAACCGCAAGAGAATGCAACTCTGGCGCTGAATTTCCTCCACGTCGACGATCTGGTCGCCATACTGAACCGCCAGTCAATTCCACTGTCATGGGTTCTTGACAACCCGTCCAAAACCTGGAAGCTCCACTGCTAGCTCTGGGAATCGCCTTCAGGATGCTCGCTCCCGCATGATGAGCAGAAGCGACCAAGGGCCATGCTCGCACCGCACGAGGGACAGAATCTTCCAGGCCGGGGCTTGTCTTGCCCAGACCCGGCCACCTGCTGCACCCTGGTCTTGGGAATCGAAGCGACGCTGGCAGCGACTTGCTGCTGCAGGCGGGAGATCTCCGACTCCAGCACCGCCTTGTGCTTCTCCGGGGCATCGCCCAGGCCCAGCCAAACGCTGGCAACGATGTCGTACTCCACGTAGATAGAAACCCTGCCGCCCAGATCCTTCATCGTCACGCTCAGCTTGGTGCTCACGTCATTGGTCTTCAGACCGAGGACCGTTCCTCCCACGTTGCCTCTTGAACCCGTCAGGCGGACTGGAGCGGCGGATGAATCGAGCACGAATCGCTCCCCGGCGTAGAACGCCCGCACGGCCTCGTAGATCGCATTCCCAGGCCCTTCCGCCTCGAATGCCCTGCCCACCTTCAAACCGCTCACCTCCTGCTTTTCCGACCTAGGAAAATGCCGGCCGCGATTCCGACGACCGCCGCCCCGCCGCCGACGCCCAGGATCGTCGCGGTCTGATCGGATGCGGGGGCAGTTTGGGCGACCACCTCCACGTTCGCCGTCGGGGTACCTTCGAGCGGGAACGTGCCGAGCGAGAACGAAGCAACGACGTAGGACGACGGCTGGCCGATGAGGGAGAGAGCGTAGGCGATGGGCTCGGCGAATCTGAGCACGTAGCCACACGAGATCGCGTAGCTCAGACTGGCCGAGACGGAGGCCGATTCCGTACCGGTCACCGTCATCTTCACCTGCTCCCCGCCCCACTCGGTCCAGGACAGAGACGTCCGATCGAGGTTTCCCGACGTGGATGTCAGGCTCGCCTGCAGAGTTCCGACGACGTTGACGTCCAGGAAGACGATGTTCTGGAACAGGCTGAAGGAGGTGATAGTGCGACTTCCGATCGGCGTGTCGTAGGCGGGGATGGTGACAACCCAGACGCCAGTACCCGCGGTGAGATTCACGATGCTCGTGACTACACTGGGAAGCGGAGCACCGCTCTCGCTGAAGAGCTTAAGCAGGTTCACGTGCAATGACATCGGCAGAGGGGAAGGCGCGAACTGTATCTCCACCTGATCCCCCTTCCTCACCAGGGAATGCTGCGGGCCATAGTCCATCACGAGCCCGAACGACGCACTGACCCCCCTCACCTCGGGCGTCGTGAATGTCGACGTGATGCTTGCTGCGCTGGCGTTACCAGGGACAAGCAACACGGCCACCAGTACGACGCTGGCGATCATCGGGAGACATCTGGACATGCCTCTATGAATCGAACCCGACCTCCGTTCCCGTTCCTCCATACTACCGACCTCTAGACAATGTGATTAGGGGTATTCCTGTATCCTTACTTCATTGTTTCCTTGATTATTATTATGCTTGGAATCGAGATATCAATGGTGCATGAGCGATGGGCATGTGGCGGAAGCCAGGATCACGGCGAAGGGCCAGGTGACGATCCCGAAGAAGATAATGGAGATAATCGGAGCCGAGGAAGGCGACTATCTCCTGTTCTTCCAGGAAGGCGGGAAGGTAACCATAGAGGCGGGCCGGCTCGCGAGCAAGCAGAAAAGGGAAGCTAAGAAGTGAGGGTAGAATGCTGTCTTCCGCTCCCCACCTTTCAATCGCAGATCACCATTGAGCGGCACAACACATCATCCATGACCGAGATGATTCTTTGCCTGCAAAATTCAGATGGACCCGCCCGCACTCTGCTGCTCCCTTAAGCACAGCTGCTTGCGTCGAAGCAGTGAACCCCTCCCTTCTTTTTTGATAACGAAAAAAGTGACTTAAGAGCAGGAATAAGAGCCAAATCTTGTGACGTTAAGTGGATATCGCTGTCACTTGGCATCCCGGGACTCTCAAGAACCCCCTAGCCCCGGGAGTCCATCGAGCCTTTTCTGGGTTTCTTGCATCCCGGGGCGCGTTACATGATTCCCGGCCCCCTCCCGGCGCAACCCGGCCTCCTCAGAGAGCTTCGGACTCTCGGGAGGACTCTCGGGCTTCCTCTCAGGTACTCCCGGCATAACGAATGTTTCTATTCCCGAGCTTGCTCACCCCGCTCGTGCGCCGGTGCCCGCAGTGGAATCAAGGGAGGATATGATCAAGAAACCTGTAAGCGCGGCTACATTCAAGGGGCATAGGATAAGCATCTTGCCGTGTTGTAGCTCCCAGACAAGGACAGAGACGTCAAAGAAAGCGAATCCCGTCTGCTTAAGGCACGTCTATTGAGAGTGAATGCCCCTAAGAGCTTACAATTCAAACGTGACAGCTCATGAACTCAAAACAGAATGTAAGCATGATCTTCGGCGATCGAAGGATTGGTTTCAAATCGCCGCCCTCGCACTACGGTTCGTCGGTGCTCCAAGAAGGAAGGGAATTGCCCGTGCAAGGCACGATGAAACTCAGTACCGAAGCGTACAAAAGGCTCGCGCACCGAGCAATCGACGCAGAGATTCGCCCGAGTGAGCTTCTTGATGCGATCATCTTGTACGCGGATTGGGAAAAAGACCTTCCTGCGCTCGTATCGCGGATAGAAGCGGCCCGCACCACCCCTGAGAGTTCTCCTGAAAGAAAGCCTGAGAAAACTCCTGAGAGTGCAGACCACCTGAGAGAACCTGAGAAATCCCTGAGAGCGACCTGAGAGTGCAATGCGGGGGAAATCTCTCAGGAGCGCCTCGATTCTCTCTCAGGGACGCGGGGTTCCTGAGAATGCCGAGCGTACTCGACCGTCTAAGACGGCGGCAACCCCGATCAAACATGGAGGAATTATAGCACCCGTCGAAGTTCCGAGCTACAAGGAAGCGGCTCCGAAACCCGAGCAAGCGCCGCTTAAGCAGGAGGAAGCACCCTCGGCCCCGCCGAACGAGGTTAAGCAGCGCACTGCAGTTCGGGGGTAGCATACAGAATGTGAGCAGCGTTCATTGTTCACCGGCAAGCAATCAGAGCGCCTTCTTGCCTGCATTTGAGGCTTAAGCCCGCCCGCCCGCTCAGGCAGGCAGATGTACATTCTTGTTCATTGAGCAAGGGACCTTGCTCCAAGAACCCGGCTGTTGCGGCAGAATTGAAGCCTAGACAGGGCCGTTAGCCTCCGTTCACTTCTCCATAGGTCTCGGTAACGAAAGTATCGAAAGGAGTTGAGCCCCGATCGAGAGCGATCGGACAGGCCGATGTTCTCCACTCTGCTCGGTAAGTTCTCGGTATTTCTCGGTATTTCTCGATTCTTAGAGTTCTCGGTTCTTTTCTCGATTTTTCTTTCCTCTCTGCTCGGTTCTCTGTTCGACACATCTCGGCTCTCCTGCGCAGCGCTCTGCGAAACCGTTCTCGGGCTTCCTGTGATATCAGAAGAAATTCACCTGAGAAATCGAACGATGCGTGTTTGAATTTGGCGGTAGGGGACGAACGACCCGCGCTCGCATCGTCATGATTGTCTGACTCTGCTGCTTTTCTATGACTCCCA from Methanomassiliicoccales archaeon includes the following:
- a CDS encoding zinc ribbon domain-containing protein, which translates into the protein MKVGRAFEAEGPGNAIYEAVRAFYAGERFVLDSSAAPVRLTGSRGNVGGTVLGLKTNDVSTKLSVTMKDLGGRVSIYVEYDIVASVWLGLGDAPEKHKAVLESEISRLQQQVAASVASIPKTRVQQVAGSGQDKPRPGRFCPSCGASMALGRFCSSCGSEHPEGDSQS
- a CDS encoding AbrB/MazE/SpoVT family DNA-binding domain-containing protein, translating into MAEARITAKGQVTIPKKIMEIIGAEEGDYLLFFQEGGKVTIEAGRLASKQKREAKK